The sequence AAGGCCTTGTATCTTGACAACCCTGCTACCTTTTAAGGGTTGTCAGCGAGGTCAGCCCTTTTCGAAAGCCTGTGTCATGAGCACTGGGGTCAGGGTGGGCACCTCGCCCCTTTGAGAGAGTCGTGAAAGTATCCTGGGCCGTGAGCCCTGATCGGTAACAAGGTTCGATCCTCAAAGGTGGACGAGGCTCCTCGCTTGAAAAATCCTTTCCAGAGGAGGCGCATCATGGACGCTTATGTGGGGATCGATGTTGGGAGAAACTTCCACGTCTATGCGATTGTTTCTTCAACCGGCAAACCACTGACATCGGGCCGTTTTCTCAGTGATGGAAACGGATTTCAGTCTTTTCTTGCGGTACTTGAAAAGCAAGATGTCACCTTGGTCGGCATGGAAGCCACCGGCCATTATTGGCGCAACCTGTTCCATCTACTGCGGCGTCACGGGTATACTTGTCGGGTCCTAAACCCCATAGTGACCCAATACTATCGCCGCATGAGCCTGATACGCCACAAAACCGATGCTTTGGATGCCGAGTGCATCGCCCGCTACCTGGCAGCAGTCCGTCCGGCAGGGCAGAATCTCGATCCGGAGACACAGGAGCAACTGCGTGCCATGGCGCGTCTTCAGGCGACGCTGGCCGAGCAACTAACCGCGACCGTCAACCGCCTGCATCAGATGGTCGATCAGAGCTTCCCCGAATTTACCCGCCAGGTTCCCAGGCTGAGAAGCGCCAAGGCTCTGACTCTGCTGAAACGCTACCCGACAGCGGCCAGTATCACACAGGCCCGGCGGCTGGCGACGTTGAGTTACGGCAAGCAAGGACATCGATTGGGGCCGGAACAGGCCGCTCGATTGAAAGCGGCGGCCGCCGCAACGGCCGGCCATGCTCAAAGTGCAGCCGATGCCTTAATGATCCGGCAGACGGTTGAGCAAATCCTTCTGCTTCAAAAGCAAGAACAGGAGTTGCTCTCCGAAATGGAAGAACTGGCCCAGTCGGTGGACACGGGGTTGAAGCAGCTACTGACCATCCCCGGTATCAGCGTAAAGTCCGCTGCGGCCATTATCGGTGAGGTGGGGGACATTCNCTCCGTCAAACAACTGATAGGCTACGTTGGCTGCCATCCCCGGTTCAATTCTTCGGGCATGAAGGAAGGTATGGCCTTCATGAGCAAGGCGGGCAACAAACGCCTGCGACGCATTTTGTGGCAGTGCACCATCGTCGCCATCCGGCACAACCCTCTGGTCCGGGCCCACTACGAGGCCAAGGTTGCAGAGGGGAAGCGCAAGATGGTCGCGATAGGCCATGCGATGGCCAAGCTGGTTCGGATTGTCTGGGCGGTGTTGACCTACAACGAGCCCTTTGATGCAACGGGGGGAACCAGGTTGGTAGCGGCTCGGTCACCGGAGCAAGCAGGGTCTTGACACGAAGTTGTTAAGAAAGTATCTGACCCCGGGATACAAAGGCGATGACTGCGGTGATGCGCAAGTTTCTCAAGCTGTTTTATGGCTGGTACCAGTCCGGCGGCGCCTTTGACCGCAATCGAGTCTTTGCCTGTGAAAGCCAATACGGGATCGCTGTCTGACACCGCAAAACGACTAAAAATAGCGCACGAAAGATACGCTGGACCCGCATCGAGATGGTCGCAAACTAATTGTCACTGTGCAGGCAGATGACCTGGTTGATCATCCCCGCCACTCGATGCGGCCTTGTTCAAGACATGGCCTATAAGGTAGACCCGCTCTCACTGGAAGAGCCGAATAGACATTATCGCCAGTCTTGGACACCTCTAACCAGCCGGAGGTACGAGTATGTCTTCTGTTGTGAAAGATCTGTTGACTAAAAGCCTAAAGACA comes from Desulfuromonas sp. and encodes:
- a CDS encoding IS110 family transposase; protein product: MDAYVGIDVGRNFHVYAIVSSTGKPLTSGRFLSDGNGFQSFLAVLEKQDVTLVGMEATGHYWRNLFHLLRRHGYTCRVLNPIVTQYYRRMSLIRHKTDALDAECIARYLAAVRPAGQNLDPETQEQLRAMARLQATLAEQLTATVNRLHQMVDQSFPEFTRQVPRLRSAKALTLLKRYPTAASITQARRLATLSYGKQGHRLGPEQAARLKAAAAATAGHAQSAADALMIRQTVEQILLLQKQEQELLSEMEELAQSVDTGLKQLLTIPGISVKSAAAIIGEVGDI